The bacterium genome has a segment encoding these proteins:
- a CDS encoding TlpA disulfide reductase family protein, whose product MASRPASFPRAAAPALIAVLVLLAFALGTVALRTVMHTAADEVADRSVAPRARIGTDPGAIAPAFSAPAYRGATVSLDQFRGHPIVLNFWASWCPPCRAEMPALEAAYLKYRARGVVVLGIDGATDTWAASRTFLAARGVTYPVGRDDHGQVAAAYHVAALPTTFFIRADGRVAGVALTGGFTGPDGTGELTRQIEALLH is encoded by the coding sequence GTGGCCAGTAGGCCCGCCTCGTTCCCGCGCGCCGCGGCGCCGGCCCTCATCGCCGTGCTCGTCCTTCTGGCGTTCGCGCTGGGGACCGTGGCGCTGCGGACGGTGATGCACACCGCCGCGGACGAGGTGGCCGATCGGAGCGTGGCGCCCCGCGCGCGGATCGGAACGGACCCGGGTGCGATAGCGCCGGCCTTCAGTGCCCCGGCGTACCGCGGCGCGACAGTGTCTCTCGACCAATTTCGCGGACACCCGATCGTTCTCAACTTCTGGGCGTCGTGGTGCCCGCCGTGCCGGGCGGAGATGCCGGCGCTCGAGGCCGCGTACCTGAAGTATCGCGCCCGCGGCGTCGTGGTCCTGGGCATCGACGGGGCGACCGATACGTGGGCGGCGAGCCGGACATTCCTGGCCGCCCGCGGCGTGACCTATCCTGTCGGACGCGACGATCACGGGCAGGTGGCGGCGGCCTACCATGTGGCGGCACTGCCCACGACGTTCTTTATCAGGGCCGACGGGCGCGTCGCCGGCGTGGCCCTGACGGGTGGCTTCACGGGCCCGGACGGAACCGGGGAGCTGACGAGACAGATCGAGGCGCTGCTCCATTAG